In one window of Paraflavitalea soli DNA:
- a CDS encoding cyclic peptide export ABC transporter, giving the protein MNIRKGHLRNYVLFSFLSMLAAVGSMGVIYMINQIINKYFTGTKVAASSYFIYFLGALVLFVVSRWLVSIAIIGFTQNLLIKTRMNVLEMVLRSPFQNVWKSKEKIFTALTRDTDIIVGASVTIVDILTNSAIALICFIYMGIIAWQLLLCMLVLLIVTLAIYFFYVGRARKLFIKAMTFQDTFIKYLNEILSGFKEITLEKQKGFDIADRHVKRSILSASALYRKAHVTFLNNRIIGIMSFYVFIGLLLLFLGNVFNIQDRVVVNFIFLILYVFGPIETLVLMIPSITQANASLKRINVIEAQMDVVDSDNAQGRPYPFFEELRLENICYQYRQEEEEGDRPFAIGPVGLSLSRGEVAFISGGNGSGKTTFLNILVGLFRADEGIVYVNGDRVEKDRWIDYQRLFAPVFNDYHLFDEFYGIPVVDVEKAQEYIRVFELERKVSVQKDKFSTVHLSAGQRKRLALIAAMLEKKPILVLDEFAADQDPPFKRKFYTEIIPYIRQEGFSMIAITHDDTYYAAADKLYKMDTGSLHTVIAGQEKPVYILS; this is encoded by the coding sequence ATGAATATTCGCAAGGGCCATCTTCGGAACTACGTGCTGTTTAGCTTTTTAAGTATGCTGGCAGCTGTGGGAAGCATGGGGGTCATCTATATGATCAACCAGATCATTAATAAATATTTCACCGGTACAAAAGTGGCTGCCAGCAGCTATTTTATCTATTTTCTGGGGGCGCTGGTGCTTTTTGTGGTAAGCAGGTGGCTGGTGTCCATTGCCATTATCGGGTTTACCCAAAACCTGCTTATTAAAACGAGAATGAATGTCCTGGAAATGGTATTGAGGTCTCCATTTCAGAATGTATGGAAAAGCAAAGAAAAGATATTTACAGCCCTCACCAGGGATACGGATATTATCGTAGGCGCTTCTGTGACCATTGTAGATATATTGACCAATAGTGCTATTGCACTTATTTGTTTTATCTATATGGGCATTATCGCCTGGCAACTATTGCTTTGTATGCTTGTCTTATTGATAGTCACCCTGGCCATTTATTTCTTCTACGTAGGCCGGGCAAGAAAGCTGTTTATTAAAGCCATGACCTTCCAGGATACTTTTATCAAGTACTTGAATGAGATACTTTCCGGGTTCAAAGAAATAACCCTGGAAAAACAAAAAGGCTTTGATATAGCAGACAGGCACGTGAAGAGATCGATCCTCAGCGCTTCTGCCCTTTACCGGAAGGCACATGTAACTTTTCTGAATAACCGGATCATCGGTATCATGTCATTCTATGTATTTATAGGCCTGTTGCTGCTTTTCCTGGGAAATGTATTTAATATACAGGACAGGGTAGTGGTGAACTTCATTTTTCTGATCCTCTATGTTTTTGGCCCCATTGAGACATTGGTGCTTATGATCCCTTCTATCACGCAGGCCAATGCCTCGCTCAAAAGAATAAATGTTATCGAAGCGCAGATGGATGTTGTTGATTCGGACAACGCCCAGGGCCGGCCTTATCCTTTTTTTGAGGAACTGAGGCTGGAGAATATTTGCTATCAGTACCGGCAGGAAGAGGAGGAAGGCGACAGGCCTTTTGCCATTGGGCCTGTTGGCCTGTCCCTGTCACGCGGTGAGGTGGCATTCATCAGTGGCGGCAACGGTAGTGGCAAAACCACCTTCCTCAATATCCTGGTTGGTTTGTTCCGGGCCGATGAAGGCATCGTATACGTAAACGGCGACCGGGTGGAAAAGGACCGGTGGATTGATTACCAACGATTGTTTGCTCCTGTATTTAATGACTACCATTTGTTTGATGAGTTTTACGGGATTCCTGTAGTTGATGTGGAGAAAGCACAGGAATACATCAGGGTATTCGAGTTGGAAAGAAAAGTATCCGTACAAAAAGATAAGTTCTCTACAGTGCACCTGTCGGCTGGCCAAAGAAAACGCCTTGCCCTTATTGCAGCCATGCTGGAAAAGAAGCCCATCCTGGTGCTGGACGAATTTGCAGCCGACCAGGACCCTCCGTTCAAACGAAAGTTCTACACAGAGATCATCCCCTATATAAGGCAGGAAGGATTTTCGATGATCGCTATCACCCATGATGATACTTATTATGCAGCAGCAGACAAATTATACAAAATGGATACCGGCAGTTTGCATACGGTGATCGCTGGCCAGGAAAAACCCGTTTATATACTATCCTGA